One Longimicrobium sp. genomic region harbors:
- a CDS encoding DUF433 domain-containing protein: MDYMQRIHLDPEIRSGKPVIKGTRITVYDILEYLASGMSHEEILADFPDLAAEDIRAALLFAADRERRLFSIP, encoded by the coding sequence GCGAATCCACCTCGATCCCGAGATCCGCAGCGGCAAGCCCGTCATCAAGGGCACCCGGATCACCGTCTACGACATCCTGGAATACCTGGCCTCCGGGATGTCGCACGAGGAAATCCTCGCTGATTTCCCTGATCTCGCCGCGGAAGACATCCGCGCCGCGCTCCTCTTCGCGGCCGACCGGGAGCGCCGGCTGTTCTCCATCCCGTAA
- a CDS encoding PilZ domain-containing protein → MSDGLAAADSRVNPRRAFIRHTAGVPIEVRAVPGSPARTQQSVNVSVGGLSFTSDCDLEPGSTVGIRITEVEPPFEANARVVWSTPEGGRYCIGAQFLDSSDAFRARMVEQVCSIERYRKEVEEREGRVLTAQEAAAEWIGKYAGRFPTT, encoded by the coding sequence GTGTCCGACGGCCTCGCGGCGGCAGACTCCCGCGTCAATCCCCGCCGCGCGTTCATCCGCCACACGGCCGGCGTGCCGATCGAGGTGCGCGCGGTCCCCGGGAGCCCCGCCCGCACGCAGCAGAGCGTGAACGTGAGCGTGGGCGGCCTCTCGTTCACCTCCGACTGCGACCTCGAGCCCGGGAGCACGGTCGGCATCCGGATCACCGAGGTGGAGCCTCCCTTCGAGGCGAACGCCCGCGTGGTGTGGTCCACTCCCGAGGGAGGCCGCTACTGCATCGGCGCCCAGTTCCTGGACTCCAGCGACGCGTTCCGCGCCCGGATGGTGGAGCAGGTGTGCTCGATCGAGCGCTACCGGAAGGAAGTGGAGGAGCGCGAGGGGCGGGTGCTCACCGCGCAGGAGGCGGCTGCGGAGTGGATCGGCAAGTACGCCGGCCGCTTCCCCACGACGTGA
- a CDS encoding AI-2E family transporter translates to MDANSPRDESVLEPHVDPSRQAEPVEPGAPRPDLARTGEAIESPRGRSLGLTTLTVLALLYTLYFARPFLLPIVVALLLSFLFSPVVRALARLHIRPPLGAGLVVLALLGGLGLGVYELAGPVQHWAADAPETLSTAQGKLRRLLRPIERASRTAEQVQGAVGGPEEAPEVVVRQPSLVSRVFGTTQRLVAGVLEVVILLYFLLAVGDLFLQKLIKVLPSFRDKQLAVEIARKTEASISTYLLTVAAVNVGEGLVVALAMYLLGMPSPLLWGALVVLLEFIPYLGALVMTVILTVAALTVFDSVGRALLVPGAFLAINLVQGNFVSPMLMGHRLSLNPVALLVGLAFWFWIWGIPGAFIAVPLLATFKIFCDHIESLAAVGEFLGMRDEGERRATVRS, encoded by the coding sequence ATGGACGCGAACTCCCCCCGCGACGAATCGGTCCTGGAGCCCCACGTCGACCCTTCGCGGCAGGCGGAGCCCGTGGAGCCCGGCGCGCCGCGGCCGGACCTGGCCAGGACCGGCGAGGCCATCGAGAGCCCGCGCGGCCGCTCGCTCGGCCTCACCACGCTCACCGTGCTCGCCCTGCTGTACACGCTCTACTTCGCGCGCCCCTTCCTCCTGCCGATCGTGGTGGCGCTCCTGCTCAGCTTCCTGTTCAGCCCGGTGGTGCGGGCGCTGGCGCGGCTGCACATCCGGCCGCCGCTCGGGGCCGGGCTGGTGGTCCTGGCGCTCCTGGGCGGGCTGGGGCTCGGCGTGTACGAGCTCGCGGGGCCGGTGCAGCACTGGGCCGCCGACGCGCCCGAGACGCTTTCCACGGCCCAGGGGAAGCTCCGCCGCCTGCTCCGCCCGATCGAGCGCGCCAGCCGCACCGCCGAGCAGGTGCAGGGCGCGGTGGGCGGGCCCGAGGAGGCGCCCGAGGTGGTGGTCCGGCAGCCGAGCCTGGTCTCGCGCGTGTTCGGCACCACGCAGCGGCTCGTGGCCGGGGTGCTCGAGGTGGTGATCCTCCTCTACTTCCTCCTGGCCGTGGGCGACCTGTTCCTGCAGAAGCTGATCAAGGTGCTCCCGAGCTTCCGCGACAAGCAGCTGGCGGTGGAGATCGCGCGGAAGACGGAGGCCTCCATCTCCACCTACCTCCTGACCGTGGCGGCCGTGAACGTGGGCGAGGGGCTGGTGGTGGCGCTGGCGATGTACCTGCTGGGGATGCCGAGCCCGCTGCTCTGGGGCGCGCTGGTGGTGCTGCTGGAGTTCATCCCCTACCTGGGGGCGCTCGTCATGACCGTGATCCTCACCGTGGCCGCCCTCACCGTGTTCGACAGCGTGGGCCGGGCGCTGCTGGTGCCGGGCGCGTTCCTGGCCATCAACCTGGTGCAGGGGAACTTCGTGAGCCCCATGCTCATGGGCCACCGCCTGTCGCTGAACCCGGTGGCGCTGCTGGTGGGGCTGGCCTTCTGGTTCTGGATCTGGGGGATCCCCGGCGCCTTCATCGCCGTGCCGCTCCTGGCCACCTTCAAGATCTTCTGCGACCACATCGAGTCGCTCGCGGCGGTGGGCGAGTTCCTGGGGATGCGCGACGAGGGCGAGCGGCGCGCGACCGTGCGCTCGTGA
- a CDS encoding transmembrane 220 family protein, which translates to MRAFRLINLPMAALFVFAAAVQYNDPDPLRWMALYLAAAAACGLAAAGRLPRWLPAAVGLAALAWAAALAPGVWGRVRPGDLFAEWEMANTAVEEARETGGLLIVAAWMLVLAVVPRGWRRADSPA; encoded by the coding sequence ATGCGCGCCTTCCGTCTCATCAACCTGCCGATGGCCGCGCTCTTCGTCTTCGCGGCGGCCGTGCAGTACAACGACCCCGACCCGCTGCGCTGGATGGCGCTCTACCTGGCGGCCGCCGCGGCGTGCGGGCTGGCCGCGGCCGGGCGCCTGCCGCGCTGGCTGCCCGCCGCCGTGGGCCTGGCCGCGCTCGCGTGGGCGGCCGCGCTGGCGCCGGGCGTGTGGGGCCGCGTGCGCCCGGGCGACCTCTTCGCGGAGTGGGAGATGGCGAACACCGCGGTCGAGGAGGCGCGGGAGACGGGCGGGCTGCTGATCGTCGCCGCGTGGATGCTGGTGCTGGCGGTCGTCCCGCGCGGATGGCGGCGCGCGGACTCCCCGGCGTGA
- the amrB gene encoding AmmeMemoRadiSam system protein B, with amino-acid sequence MSFVRPPAVAGTFYPAEPAALRRTVAALLAEAPAVGPAPKAVVAPHAGYPYSGPVAASAFARAAAAREVVRRVVLLGPAHHVPFRGVAASGAAAFDTPLGRVRVDAEGVREALGVAGVRLFDAAHAPEHSLETHLPFLQAVLGDFAVVPLVVGDAAPEEVRRVLDALWGGAETFVSVSSDLSHFLDYATARRVDADTCRAVEALEAQAVGPERACGRIPLCGLLLAARGRGMRVETLDLRSSGDTAGPADRVVGYGAWAFFEP; translated from the coding sequence ATGAGCTTCGTGCGCCCGCCGGCGGTGGCCGGCACCTTCTATCCCGCCGAGCCGGCGGCGCTGCGGCGGACGGTCGCCGCGCTCCTGGCCGAGGCGCCTGCGGTCGGTCCCGCGCCGAAGGCGGTGGTGGCGCCGCACGCGGGCTACCCGTACTCCGGGCCGGTGGCGGCCTCGGCGTTCGCGCGGGCGGCGGCGGCGCGCGAGGTCGTCCGGCGCGTGGTGCTGCTGGGGCCGGCGCACCACGTCCCCTTCCGCGGCGTGGCGGCGAGCGGGGCGGCGGCCTTCGACACGCCGCTCGGGCGCGTGCGGGTGGACGCGGAGGGCGTGCGCGAGGCGCTCGGCGTGGCGGGCGTGCGGCTCTTCGACGCGGCGCACGCGCCGGAGCACTCGCTGGAGACGCACCTCCCCTTCCTCCAGGCCGTCCTGGGCGACTTCGCCGTCGTCCCGCTGGTGGTGGGCGACGCGGCGCCGGAGGAGGTGCGGCGGGTGCTGGACGCGCTCTGGGGCGGCGCGGAGACCTTCGTCAGCGTCAGCAGCGACCTGAGCCACTTCCTGGACTACGCCACGGCGCGGCGCGTGGACGCGGACACCTGCCGCGCGGTGGAGGCGCTCGAGGCCCAGGCGGTCGGGCCGGAGCGCGCGTGCGGACGCATCCCCCTCTGCGGCCTCCTCCTCGCCGCGCGCGGGCGGGGGATGCGCGTGGAGACGCTGGACCTGCGCAGCTCCGGCGACACGGCGGGCCCGGCGGACCGCGTGGTCGGCTACGGCGCGTGGGCGTTCTTCGAGCCGTGA
- a CDS encoding DinB family protein — MDTTTAPPPVRQLALGDLEREMKQTRRVLERVPDEHWDWKPHQKSMSLGHLAAHVANLPRWQATVLASDFFDVATVPPPDYAAAPKTRDELLRRFDENAAAMQAALDAAGDEALLRTWELRQGEHVITSLSRAAAIRTLGISHIIHHRAQLTVYLRQLDVPVPGLYGPSADESF, encoded by the coding sequence ATGGACACCACCACCGCCCCGCCCCCGGTCCGGCAGCTGGCCCTCGGCGACCTGGAGCGCGAGATGAAGCAGACCCGCCGCGTGCTCGAGCGCGTCCCCGACGAGCACTGGGACTGGAAGCCGCACCAGAAGTCGATGAGCCTGGGTCACCTGGCGGCGCACGTGGCCAACCTGCCGCGCTGGCAGGCGACGGTGCTGGCGAGCGACTTCTTCGACGTGGCCACCGTCCCGCCGCCGGACTACGCCGCCGCGCCCAAAACCCGGGACGAGCTGCTGCGGCGGTTTGACGAGAACGCGGCCGCCATGCAGGCCGCGCTCGACGCCGCGGGCGACGAAGCGCTGCTGCGCACCTGGGAGCTGCGCCAGGGCGAGCACGTGATCACGAGCCTGTCTCGCGCGGCCGCCATCCGCACCCTGGGGATCAGCCACATCATCCACCACCGCGCCCAGCTCACCGTGTACCTGCGGCAGCTCGACGTGCCGGTGCCGGGGCTGTACGGGCCGTCGGCGGACGAGAGCTTCTGA
- a CDS encoding VOC family protein, with translation MTGEAPMGGGVRIVGLDHVQVAMPAGGEAAARAFYGGVLGMREVPKPAPLGARGGCWFEAAGVGVHLGVEAGFRPAAKAHPAFRVADLEACRAALAAAGATVVPDDSLPGVRRLYAFDPFGNRLELIQADDELPAEGGSAEAG, from the coding sequence GTGACGGGCGAGGCGCCGATGGGCGGGGGCGTGCGGATCGTGGGGCTCGACCACGTGCAGGTCGCCATGCCGGCGGGGGGCGAGGCGGCGGCGCGCGCGTTCTACGGCGGGGTGCTGGGGATGCGCGAGGTGCCGAAGCCCGCGCCGCTCGGCGCGCGCGGCGGGTGCTGGTTCGAGGCGGCGGGCGTGGGCGTGCACCTGGGCGTGGAGGCCGGCTTCCGCCCCGCGGCGAAGGCGCACCCGGCGTTCCGCGTGGCCGACCTGGAGGCGTGCCGCGCCGCCCTGGCCGCCGCGGGCGCCACCGTGGTCCCCGACGACTCGCTGCCGGGCGTGCGCCGCCTCTACGCCTTCGACCCCTTCGGCAACCGGCTGGAGCTGATCCAGGCGGACGACGAGCTCCCGGCGGAGGGCGGCTCGGCCGAGGCCGGCTGA